One part of the Haemophilus parainfluenzae genome encodes these proteins:
- a CDS encoding phage tail sheath family protein, translated as MAFHHGTKTTRVAGGSVAVETVDGAIIGIVGTAPIGAVNELTVCQTTKDFAQFGVILNQGFTLPDAFDVLARYAAGKVYVVNVLDPKKHKTDINDEVLTQDSSTLMAKTAKAGLLSLTLQSNSQTLSEGSDYSVNLQTGEITLKAMHEGLKATYAYADPEKVTEADIKGGIDSATGKRKGLELVRDGFNLYGADAKILICPEFDKTASCAAALSTLAEQLKAVAYVQLPKGTSLSKAIQARGPIGVLNASASSERVRHFYPYALGSSNTLESLAVHAAGLRMKTDTDNGYWFSTSNRQLQGVIGMEVPLTARVDDEQSETNLLNAVGITTIFNSFGTGFRLWGNRSSNYPTVTHIINFETALRTGDLIDESIRRTELQFIDRPIDDALIDSLTETVDTYLRALPSIVGYSVSLDHDYDLVDEFSKGHVPLMYEYTPKLPAELIGNKSVMTRKYLVNLVSQR; from the coding sequence ATGGCGTTTCATCACGGAACGAAAACAACACGCGTGGCAGGCGGTTCTGTCGCGGTGGAAACGGTGGACGGTGCAATTATTGGCATCGTAGGGACTGCACCTATCGGCGCAGTCAATGAATTGACCGTGTGCCAAACCACCAAAGATTTTGCTCAATTTGGTGTGATTTTAAACCAAGGCTTTACCCTGCCTGATGCCTTTGATGTATTGGCTCGCTATGCTGCAGGTAAGGTGTATGTGGTCAATGTGTTAGATCCGAAAAAACACAAAACCGACATAAACGATGAAGTGCTTACCCAAGATAGCAGCACTTTAATGGCGAAAACCGCAAAAGCGGGTCTATTAAGCCTAACGCTTCAATCAAACAGCCAAACCTTATCGGAAGGCAGCGATTACAGCGTGAATTTGCAAACAGGGGAAATTACCTTGAAAGCAATGCACGAAGGCTTAAAAGCCACTTATGCCTATGCCGACCCTGAAAAAGTGACGGAAGCCGACATCAAAGGCGGCATTGATTCAGCGACGGGCAAACGCAAAGGCTTGGAATTGGTGCGTGATGGTTTCAACCTTTACGGTGCGGATGCAAAAATTCTAATCTGCCCTGAATTTGATAAAACCGCAAGTTGTGCTGCCGCACTTTCAACTCTTGCAGAACAGCTCAAAGCAGTAGCTTACGTGCAATTACCAAAAGGCACATCGCTTTCTAAAGCGATTCAAGCTCGCGGCCCGATTGGTGTATTGAATGCCTCCGCAAGTTCTGAACGTGTTCGCCATTTCTATCCCTATGCGCTTGGCTCAAGTAATACATTAGAAAGTTTAGCGGTGCACGCAGCAGGCTTGCGGATGAAAACCGATACCGACAACGGCTACTGGTTCTCTACTTCAAACCGTCAGTTGCAAGGCGTGATTGGAATGGAAGTGCCATTGACTGCTCGTGTGGACGATGAACAATCAGAAACCAACCTGCTTAACGCAGTAGGTATTACCACAATTTTCAATAGTTTTGGCACAGGCTTCCGCTTATGGGGTAACCGCTCATCAAACTATCCAACAGTAACCCATATCATCAATTTTGAAACGGCGTTGCGCACAGGCGACTTAATTGACGAAAGCATTCGCCGCACCGAGTTGCAATTTATCGACCGTCCGATTGATGACGCATTGATTGACAGTCTAACTGAAACCGTGGACACCTATTTGCGTGCATTGCCGTCTATCGTGGGTTATAGCGTCAGTCTTGACCATGATTACGACTTGGTGGATGAATTTAGTAAAGGTCACGTGCCGTTGATGTATGAATACACGCCAAAATTGCCAGCGGAATTGATTGGCAATAAATCGGTAATGACCCGTAAATACTTAGTGAACTTGGTGTCACAACGCTAG
- a CDS encoding Gp37 family protein, whose protein sequence is MSATLPILESIRNHIEQKTTRFSIELFPDDLDRYNLTDQYGAVLVQYAGSKFESLDSTDIIQQRRKVLIALTVIARSQHDDTGALEMLDQLRLAIVGFRPTNCTACSLVSEEFAGEDDGLWQYQLIIQTETWQVEVHQPQNLPKFTAACYRRKEP, encoded by the coding sequence ATGAGTGCCACTTTGCCTATTTTGGAAAGCATCCGAAACCACATCGAACAGAAGACCACGCGTTTTTCCATCGAGTTGTTTCCCGATGACTTAGACCGCTACAACCTCACCGACCAATATGGTGCGGTGCTGGTGCAGTATGCAGGTTCCAAATTTGAAAGTCTTGATAGCACCGACATTATCCAACAGCGCCGCAAAGTGCTGATTGCCCTCACAGTGATTGCCCGCAGCCAACACGATGATACAGGGGCGTTGGAAATGCTCGACCAACTCAGGCTGGCGATTGTGGGATTTCGCCCGACAAATTGCACCGCTTGTAGCTTAGTGAGTGAAGAATTTGCAGGTGAAGACGATGGGCTTTGGCAATATCAACTGATTATTCAAACGGAAACGTGGCAGGTGGAAGTACACCAGCCGCAAAATTTACCAAAATTTACCGCGGCATGTTACCGCCGCAAAGAACCATAA
- a CDS encoding DUF1320 domain-containing protein gives MYIQAQDLTEVVSEVVLVQLSNDNTRATEVDYAVLNKACEYATETVDGYLRSRYLLPLNDVPTLVRNICLQLARYWLYSRRPEGKGFPDNVKETHSQALKDLEHIASGKLHLGLTEIGAEGDDSLPSALKFKARAPQKLDLSGY, from the coding sequence ATGTACATTCAGGCACAAGATTTAACGGAAGTAGTGAGCGAAGTGGTGCTTGTGCAACTCTCTAATGACAACACAAGAGCAACGGAAGTCGATTATGCCGTATTAAACAAGGCGTGCGAATACGCTACCGAAACGGTGGACGGCTATTTACGTTCACGTTATTTGCTACCGTTAAATGATGTGCCAACGCTTGTGCGTAACATTTGCCTACAACTGGCTCGCTATTGGTTGTATTCACGCCGTCCTGAAGGTAAAGGCTTTCCCGACAATGTAAAAGAAACCCACAGCCAAGCCTTAAAAGATTTGGAGCACATTGCCAGTGGCAAACTGCATTTGGGCTTAACGGAAATCGGCGCGGAAGGCGATGACAGTTTGCCGTCTGCGTTGAAATTTAAAGCCCGTGCACCGCAGAAATTGGATTTGTCGGGCTATTAA